gttttaaatggcttttataattatagaaattataatataaatagtgtttataattataaattaaagtatggaagttttgtaaagaataaaaaaaaaagtgttttatggtgcaaaataaacaaactgaatattttccaaaaccctGTGCTTTTTAGCAAATAAATCCATAGCGCttgaataattgttataattgtgtttattgtacaatattaggttattacacatgattatgggttgtttttaaattctctttgtcatgaaagtatttaaattttgaaaataggtttttttcTGTATAGTTATATCACCTCAAacttgatttttaatttgtttttgtggCAATGTTGCtgtttaaagtgaatttttaattttaaaaattatataaaaattttaatgttaaatagtttctgatatgtaatttatttacctttaaaaagaagtaaaaatgagcattttataatacaaaataaattttatgtaaattattttctaaaaccttGCGTTTTCGTCCAAAAccctctggcactaaaagggttaagttgGTCACTCTTAACACACATTATACATTGTACAATATAAAGActatgcactgttaaaatatttagttcagtgaaataatttttaattgattcacCCTTcttaattttgaacattattcGTAGTGCTTTATTTTGTAGAATaagagttttatttatgttttagtgtGTAGTTCGTCCGTACATTGCAATTCCATATGCAGTGTAGGATTGAAAATGGGTGTAGAAAGCCATATGATAAACTGCATGTATGACAAGTCTTTTAATAGCATATTGTCCAGAATTGATTTGGTAGATTACCTGTTATCTATATAATATGCAAATTCCAACTGATGTTATTGTCTATGGTTAGACGTAGAAATTCTGTGCAATAAACTTGATATAACTAgagtagtttattaaaatactaggTTTTAAGTTTTTCCTTTGTGTTTTGTGGTAAACAAGGTAATAATATCAGTAAACCTTAAaatacatatgtttataaatcatactttaaaatgagacattaacaaaaatctttaaataagaGTTAACtattttaagtaaatgttatttttattggacTAAATCAAGGTGGAAACCAGTACAGCTAGTTTTTATGATTGTAAAGGTATTTTAATCAGGCTATGGTTTATTTTcaggtaactggattaccggatTTCCTCAGTGAAGTGAAATAAACTTTGAGCCAAAATGAGTTTGCAGTGGACACTGATTGCTGGGTTTTTGTACGCTGAGATATTTGTAGTCCTGTTACTTGTGCTTCCAGTTGCCTCTCCCGTGAGGTGGCAGAGACTCTTCAAGTCCAGGTTTCTGCAAGCAGTTACAAATCAAGCATCTTGGTATTTTGCGTTCATTTTGTTCGTGTTGGTTCTGTTCTTGTGTGACGCGATCCGTGAAATGAGGAAGTACTCGAGTGCCGAAGAAGCTGAAAAACACGCTCATCTCGACGCTGAAATGCAAGTCAACATGCGACTGTTCAGGGCTCAAAGGAACTTTTACATATCTGGATTCGCTCTATTTTTGTCACTCGTCATCCGCCGATTGGTGTCTTTGATCAGCCAACAAGCTGTATTGCTCGCTCAGAGTGAAGCGGCCATGAAACAAGCACAATCGGCCACTACCACTGCGAGATCACTTCTGTCTCAGAAGGGGTCCGGAGAAGTTGCACAAAACAGTTCAAATGAGGCTCACGACAAAGAGGTAACGGACTTGAAAGAGAAAATCAAAGCTCTCGAGCGTGACCTGAGCCACGAGAAGAAGGACAAAGAAGCCATGATTTCACAATCTGAATCGATCAAAAAGGAGTACGATAGATTGTTGAATGAACACAGGAAGATCCAAGAAAAAGTGGCTGCTAGCAACAGTGATAAAGAAGATTAAAACATCAGTTTTAGCTTATGAGTGTTTTTACCTTAAAGCTTTTATTGTTTAGTCTTTTGTATAGATTTTTGTTCCTttgtttacttgtaatttttttaatcgaaaatattaaactatttgaaaTGTGCTAAGACATTCTTTCAGGTACACTGTAGCtttgttatatgaaaataattcatCACTGAGGCTTGAAATGCCAACTTGTATTAAATCACATAATCTTGAACTGATTGTTGTTAAAAACCTGAATTATTTGCTTAggcattaatttaatttagcatttaaaaatactgcatttcattgaaaatttaattttggtggTGATATACTTGAATACTACCAATTACATTACTAGTTAATTATTAGCTTTAACATACAGTGGAACCTTAATCAAGTATATATATCAATGCAATCAAAACCCTTGCATTattgagtttaattatttaaatgatcgGTGCTTAGTTGTCAATCAGTACTGTGAAAAGTGGCGTACAATTAACATGTCAGTTATGTTGTACTGTTATTGTGTGTTGTGCTATTCTTTTACCAGTTACACTCATTTTAGTAAGTTTATTATTCATTCacaagtttttttgtatttaaaaaactttgttaaatcCCTTAAATAGGTttgaattataaaagaaaaaaatcatactttttataactgtttaaaaaaatgtaaaatattatttaaaaaaatacatttttgttataatgtatttttgaatGTGCACAGTCgtcattttaattaacttttcattttgtaattttaatttaacttttagacAGACACTTGTTAAAAATCCTTTATTAGGGAAAATCTATTAGTGGTACAAGGcgttaaaactaattattaaatttatttcaaagataGTCTCTAATAACCTAAGATTCAAGCTCAGTGTATGATAACCAGCCATTTGCTTTGCTACAATATTAAAGGGTGTCAgagaatatttaacaaacatttttgtatggCTATTTTAGTTTTCCAATTGTAATCGAGTACTGTATCATTTCAAAGATAGTCTCTAATAACCTAAGATTCAAGCTCAGTGTATGATAACCAGCCATTTGCTTTGCTACAATAATAAAGGGTGTCAgagaatatttaacaaacatttttgtatggCTATTTTAGTTTTCCAATTGTAATCGAGTACTGTATCATTGCAGTCAGAGACGTGTGTAAAACATTGCAGTGATCATCTTTGTGGACTTTATGTCCGGGGTAGTTTTCTCAAAAAGTTGTTCAATGATTTATGCTGTGGATCCTAGCAATTGTCctcatttttgttgtattaataatCTCTCCAAAaagttttcttcaattttattattaatttgtttctcGAATGAGGAAATTACAGAGGTTTTTGCAT
The Homalodisca vitripennis isolate AUS2020 chromosome 4, UT_GWSS_2.1, whole genome shotgun sequence DNA segment above includes these coding regions:
- the LOC124359043 gene encoding B-cell receptor-associated protein 31, translating into MSLQWTLIAGFLYAEIFVVLLLVLPVASPVRWQRLFKSRFLQAVTNQASWYFAFILFVLVLFLCDAIREMRKYSSAEEAEKHAHLDAEMQVNMRLFRAQRNFYISGFALFLSLVIRRLVSLISQQAVLLAQSEAAMKQAQSATTTARSLLSQKGSGEVAQNSSNEAHDKEVTDLKEKIKALERDLSHEKKDKEAMISQSESIKKEYDRLLNEHRKIQEKVAASNSDKED